TCCCGAATGGCGGGGCCACGGAATCGGTACGCTGCCCTCCTTCTTACCcaggcgcgcagctcgtccagaCCGCCGTAGACGCCATGGTccagcgaggcgcccaGGAAATTGTGCTCGAGACGGAAGTGGACAAtgcagcggcgctgcggctctacgagcgcctcggcttTTTGCGCGAAAAGCGCCTCTTTCGCTTCTACCTCAACGGAAAAGACTCGTTCCGGCTCGTCCTACCGGTtcctgcgcagcggccaCAGCCAGCAGTCATGCCGCCCCCGCGGCGCTTAATTCCATCCGATACCATTCTCTAGCGTACATCTCTACTGGCTCTTCTTCTCGGCCACACGAGCCTTGGTTCCGTCGTCTTCCAAGCAGGCTACCGCAATGTAGCCCGCCAAAACCAGGTTCGCaaccagcgccgcaagacCACCTGCATACACCGAgtcgcctgcgtcagccgaTGCACCTACCACCCAGCCAGCGGTCCTTTGCGACGTAGTACGCGGTGATCGGCGCGACGAACAGTGCAATGCTAAACAGCGCAAGCTTATAGTAGACGCCACTGCATTAGCCACGCAACCTACCGCGCAGGATCggggccgcgcggcgcgacacGCGACGGCGTCACCTCAATCGACGCCATGGTGGACGGGCTAAAGATGTGGAGGTCGCCCGATGCGGTTTCTCTGACCATGGCAGCACGCAAAGTGTACGTGCAccgactgacgcaggctGGTCATCGGACCGGTGGACGGACAGATCCGCGAGCTTGTCGAAAAGGTCGGCGCGATCCAGGCGAAGCATGGGCCGTTTGCCGCTGCATTTTTCGTCGGCGATGTGTttgacgaggacgacgagcaggccCAAGCACTGCTGGACGGGCGCCTGACACGTACGTAGCGTTGCTGACGCAGTACCGATCCCGAGCTATTTTTACCAGGggacgcgtgcgctcccTGAGTttgtgcgcgcgcgcctcggcgagccggccgacggccgTGTGCAGCTCGCAACGAACTTGTACTACCTCGGCCACGCAGGCAttgtcgacgccgagggcCTGCGTGTCGCATTCCTTGGCGGACAGGGTACagatgcgcgaggcgacggcgcaccgcTGCCGCAGTTTGATGACCTCGACACGCCCCAAAAGTCCGCACAGGCCCTGCAGGCCTTGCTTGCGGACcccgcgctggcgctcggcacggcgccgccgccgcccaacAGCGAGGCAGAGAGTCTGCAAGAGGCGCGGGCGCACCTTGCAGCCATGTCGCAGTATGCggagcgccttgccgaAGACGCAGAGCGCCTCGCACACCGCAAGCCGATCGACTTTTTGTTCTGCAATGCATGGCCCAAGGGCATCGAGCAGCTCTCCAAGAACGCACTGCCTGACGAGCACGCATCGTCGTGGGGCCTGCGCAGCAttgcgcgtctcgccgaggccgcacGGCCTCGCTACCTCTTCTCTGCCGCACCGCGTCCCGCCGAAGCAGAGAGCCGCTCGCTAACGCTTGATCCCGAGACGCTGGAATGTGGCGTGTTTTGGGAGCGCGAGCCGTACGAGAACCCGCCatttgcggcgctgcccgcgCCGGAAATCCCCCCCCTGACGCGCTTCCTCTCGCTGGCACGTCTCGCCA
The sequence above is a segment of the Malassezia japonica chromosome 6, complete sequence genome. Coding sequences within it:
- the naa30 gene encoding N-terminal methionine N(alpha)-acetyltransferase NatC (EggNog:ENOG503P3XV; BUSCO:EOG092645LS; COG:S); translation: MSSRVSLRVYDGEGMLPDIVRLIETQLSEPYNIYTYRYFLHQWPQLCFLAYMDDAEKGTVPVGVIVNKLDRHLRGARMYRGYIAMLSVDPEWRGHGIGAQLVQTAVDAMVQRGAQEIVLETEVDNAAALRLYERLGFLREKRLFRFYLNGKDSFRLVLPVPAQRPQPAVMPPPRRLIPSDTIL
- a CDS encoding uncharacterized protein (TransMembrane:2 (i22-43o55-77i); EggNog:ENOG503PM96; COG:S), with amino-acid sequence MASIEVTPSRVAPRGPDPARGVYYKLALFSIALFVAPITAYYVAKDRWLGGDSVYAGGLAALVANLVLAGYIAVACLEDDGTKARVAEKKSQ